ACGCCATGGGCGGCTTCGACCCGGCCACCGGAACCGGAACCCCGGCCCGCGGCGGCGACGACCTGCTCGCCTTCTTCCGGGTGCTGGTCGGCGGCCACACCCTCGCCTACCAGCCCGGCGCCATCGTCTGGCATCGCCATCACCGTACCGAGGACGCCCTGAAGACACAGGCCTTCGGATACGGCGCCGGGCTCGGGGCCTATCTGACCGGAGCGCTCGCCAATGAACCGCGGATGCTGCCCGCCCTGCTGCGCCGGCTCCCCGGCGGCATCCAGTACGCCGCGGCCAAGGCACGCGGCCGGAAGGAGGCGGGCGACGGATGGTCCCGGCGACTGGCCGTCCTGGAGATGAAGGGTCTGCTCTACGGGCCGCTCGGGTATCTGCGCAGCCGGGCTTCCGGGAGGTCCTCATGAATGCTGCACCGACTCTGTCGGTCGTCGTCTGCGCCTACACCGTCGACCGGTGGGACGACCTCCGCGCCGCGATCGGGTCGGTGCACGCGCAAGCCCGCCCGGCGGACGAAATCGTGTTGGTCATCGACCACTGCCAGGAGCTCTACGAACTGGCCTCCACCTCGCTGTCCGGAGTGCGGGTGATTCCCAACCACCAGAGCAAGGGTCTGTCCGGTGCCCGCAACACCGGTGTGGCCGCGGCCAGGTGCGAGGTGGTGGCCTTCCTCGACGACGACGCGGCGGCCGACCCGGACTGGACCGACCGCATGCTGGCACGCTACGACGACCCGCACGTCGTGGGCGTCGGCGGGCTCGTCCGGCCATGGTGGGGCACGGACCGGCCGGCATGGTTCCCGCCGGAATTCGACTGGGTGGTCGGCTGCTCGTACCGGGGACTGCCTGAACAGCCCACCCCGGTACGGAACTTCATCGGCGCCAACATGTCCTTCCGCAGGGCCGAGGTGGTCGCGGCCGGCGGCTTCCGCACCGACCTGGGACGGGTCGGAACCAGGCCCCTGGGGTGCGAGGAGACCGAGCTGTGTCTGCGGATCGCGGCCCGCCGGCCCGACGCCGTGCTGCTGTACGAGCCTGCCGCCGCGGTACGTCACCATGTGCCCGGGACGCGTACCACCTGGGCGTACTTCCGTTCCCGCTGCTATGCGGAAGGGCTTTCCAAGGCGCTGGTCGCCCGGCACAGCGGCAGCAAAGCCGCGCTGGCCAGCGAGCGCACCTATCTGCGGTCGACCATCCCCCAGGCCTTCGTCCGAACCCTGCGGCTGGGCCGTCCCGGCGCCCTGCGCACCCTTGCGGCGCTGGCCGGAGGCGTCTGGGCCACGGTCGCCGGGTACGTCGTCGGCCGGATTCACTCGCTGTCGTCCGGCTCCGCCCCCCACCGCCTGCGGCCGCCTCTGGAGCTGCCGAGCGCCGAGGGTGAACCGGTGCCCTTCTGGGGGTCCCCCTACGCCCTGCGAGGGTGGGGGCCGGTGGGCAGGAAAGGCTGACGCCCGTTACGGCTCAGTGCTGCCAGACGCGCACCCAGTCCACCCGCATACGTGCCGAATCGACCGAGGGGGGCGGGGGGCCGGGAACGCCGACAGCCAGATTCACCAGCACTTCCATGGGGACGTGCGGGATCCTGGCGGGTTCTGTCACCCGGAACCGTTTGACGCCGTCCACGTACCAGGTCAGCTCGTCGGCCTCCCAGAGAAGCCCGAACACGTGGTACCCGGCGGGGAAATCGGCCGGTCCATAGGTTCCTCTCGCCCGCTGTTCTGCGCCCTCGCGGTCACGCCAGTGCACATACATGAAGGCCCGCTGCGTGGTTCCGATGAACTCCATAATGTCCAGCTCGGGAGGGGTGTAGCGGGACGCGGGCATCATCCAGAAGGCCGGGAACATGCCGGCCTGAGGGGGAATGCGAATCGCCGCTTCGAAGTAGCCGTAGGTGAAGGTCCGCCGGGGACGGCCGTCCCAGTGGTCACGCCCGGTGGAGATCATGCCGGAGGTCCACGGGTAGGTCCTGGCGTCGCTCCCCCGGGTGCTTCGGCGCTCGGCCTTCAGGGTCAGGGAGCCTCCGCCCACCGACACCTGGCCCGGGAGGTACCACTGCGCCTCGTTGTTCCCGCGGTTGGTGCACCCGTCCTTGTTCCAGTCGTAGCAGGTCACCCAACGTTCGGTATCGAGTTGCGAACCGTTGAAGTCGTCGTGGAATACCAGCCGCCATGAGCCCGCGGCAGGCGGGCCCGGCGGGGCGCTGCCGCTGCCGCTGCCGCAGGCCGTCGCCAGGAGAAGCAGCCCCGCGGCCACGGCCTGCCAGGCGCGCCGGGCAGGCCCCGTTCTCACCGGTTCCTGGCCGCGACCGAGGCGGCGAGCTGCCGGGCAGCGAAATCCGTGCCGCAGACAAATCGCAGGAACGGCCCGAAGCTGGGTGCTGCGGCCAGTCCAGTGAAGTAGAGGCCGGGCACCGAGGACTCGAAGCCGGCCGAAAGCCGCGGTGCACCTCCGACGGTCCGTACTGCCTGACGGAGTGTGGGCTCCAGGAGCTCGAGCCGGTCCACGTCCACTCGGTACCCCGTGGCCATCAGAAGATGGTCGGCGCGCAACCGTTCGCTCCCGCCGCCCGGGTCCGTCAACTCCAGGAGCACCGCCCCGTCCTCCGGCTCGGCGGAACGCACCGTGCGCCCGCACAGCACCGGGAAACGGCCTGCGACGCGCTCTCGCAACCACCAGGCTCCGGACGGCCCCAGCACGGTGTGCAGCAGGCGGAACCGCACCGGAGTCGGCAGATGGCGGTAGGCAGCGGCGCCTCGGCTGACAGCCAGCAGTGACCAGCCCGGGCCGAGGGGAGAGCCGGGTTTGTGCAGTCGGGTGGACCGCGGGCGGGCGCTGGGCAGGTCCGCCTGCGGAGGGTCACCGAAGAGGACGGACGGGGCGCGGGCGACGACGGTGGGACTGGCGCCCGCCTCGTGCAGCAGTGCTGCGCTCTCCAGCGCGGACTGCCCCGCACCCAGGACGGCCACCTGCTGTCCCGCGAAGCCGGTCAGGTTCCGGTGCTCGCACGTGTGGGAGGTCCGGCCCGTGGCGGCGAGGCCGCGCAGCTCCGGTGGCTCATGGGCAAAGGGGGCAAGGCCGGTGGACACCACCACGGCCGCGGCGAGGAACTCCTCGCCGGAGTCCAGCGTGATTGAGAACCCGCCGTCGACGGCCTGTACATGGCGCACCATCGACCGTTCCACTTCTGGCACCCGGCGCTCCTGGAACCATCGCCCGTAGTCGATGAATTCATCGACCGGGATCGGGTAAAGGTCGCCAACCGGCTCTCTGCCCTGGGCAGCACGGAAATCCGCGAACCCGTACCCGGGCTCCGGGGCGGAAATGGACGACGCCGCCGGGACGGACTTGAGAAACATGCCTTCGGGCATATGGGTGTCCCAGCCCTGCATCGGCTCGCCGAAAATTCTCAGACGAACCCCCGATGCGTTCAGCCAGGCAGCGGTGGCGAGCCCGTACGGTCCAGCTCCGATGACCACGACGGGAATGCCTTCCCGGCGGATCTCAGTCGCTCTCGTGGCTGCCCGGTACCGGGCAGCCACGCGCAAATTCGGGGGCATTCCCGTACCTCCTCCGAGGAAAGGTCCTTCAACCAGGGTGCACCAGCCGCCCGAAGGCGACCATTCGCGGACCCTGCCCGCGCAGCGCCATTCCTGTCACGCTTTCGACTCGGGCTCAATGGCCGGTGCGGTGGCCTGCCGTTCCGCAAACCGCTTGCCACCCCGTCGCGGCATGAGTGCCAGGAGGGAGGTGAGGACGGCGAGTGCCAGCAGAGCCCGCCTGGCGGTGAACGTGCCGCTGAGGAAGAGCGCCTCCGCCACGAGCACCGACAGCGACAGGCTGAGCACCACGCTGAGTACAGCGGTCTCCAGGAGAGCGACTCGGCCGACGCCTCGC
This window of the Streptomyces sp. SLBN-118 genome carries:
- a CDS encoding FAD-dependent oxidoreductase, translated to MPPNLRVAARYRAATRATEIRREGIPVVVIGAGPYGLATAAWLNASGVRLRIFGEPMQGWDTHMPEGMFLKSVPAASSISAPEPGYGFADFRAAQGREPVGDLYPIPVDEFIDYGRWFQERRVPEVERSMVRHVQAVDGGFSITLDSGEEFLAAAVVVSTGLAPFAHEPPELRGLAATGRTSHTCEHRNLTGFAGQQVAVLGAGQSALESAALLHEAGASPTVVARAPSVLFGDPPQADLPSARPRSTRLHKPGSPLGPGWSLLAVSRGAAAYRHLPTPVRFRLLHTVLGPSGAWWLRERVAGRFPVLCGRTVRSAEPEDGAVLLELTDPGGGSERLRADHLLMATGYRVDVDRLELLEPTLRQAVRTVGGAPRLSAGFESSVPGLYFTGLAAAPSFGPFLRFVCGTDFAARQLAASVAARNR
- a CDS encoding glycosyltransferase family 2 protein, whose protein sequence is MNAAPTLSVVVCAYTVDRWDDLRAAIGSVHAQARPADEIVLVIDHCQELYELASTSLSGVRVIPNHQSKGLSGARNTGVAAARCEVVAFLDDDAAADPDWTDRMLARYDDPHVVGVGGLVRPWWGTDRPAWFPPEFDWVVGCSYRGLPEQPTPVRNFIGANMSFRRAEVVAAGGFRTDLGRVGTRPLGCEETELCLRIAARRPDAVLLYEPAAAVRHHVPGTRTTWAYFRSRCYAEGLSKALVARHSGSKAALASERTYLRSTIPQAFVRTLRLGRPGALRTLAALAGGVWATVAGYVVGRIHSLSSGSAPHRLRPPLELPSAEGEPVPFWGSPYALRGWGPVGRKG
- a CDS encoding family 16 glycosylhydrolase — its product is MRTGPARRAWQAVAAGLLLLATACGSGSGSAPPGPPAAGSWRLVFHDDFNGSQLDTERWVTCYDWNKDGCTNRGNNEAQWYLPGQVSVGGGSLTLKAERRSTRGSDARTYPWTSGMISTGRDHWDGRPRRTFTYGYFEAAIRIPPQAGMFPAFWMMPASRYTPPELDIMEFIGTTQRAFMYVHWRDREGAEQRARGTYGPADFPAGYHVFGLLWEADELTWYVDGVKRFRVTEPARIPHVPMEVLVNLAVGVPGPPPPSVDSARMRVDWVRVWQH